From the genome of Biomphalaria glabrata chromosome 1, xgBioGlab47.1, whole genome shotgun sequence, one region includes:
- the LOC106072616 gene encoding mediator of RNA polymerase II transcription subunit 1-like: MAAETGIPSVYLEHQLSHGRAAKRTQESFIDRLKHKNSQNRSWNDSIKIVKSSVAELRQQPDVIEDASVQKCLDTIQKAMKVISQQTLKERLDSIGRQLGMSTSIQEQKVSLSSDAFHVDVLLDGDNITSVKLANQGDVVDCPDLKDILRKGDFSEFIEHLQGLQSIYQVTNDEKLKSKAFLALQALEKDLNQLSQFQSSISGVANYIHKCPLGIMLPRLAGKPMKLIYFVSPYDLLDKKSLTAHPLTVEAITENFLGQSVTVCLEPVPDSASPNKLQTMPLMNVSKTQEGKSLPSFSAVTKINSMMLPASFVLVLPQPLPISMQLLQKITMLTNLEIHQVTECKSLCSLVLETYSDGKIQDCRKLFVSLPDQRHIYFLDGLNGVSQDLQGVMVSRIPFTHPTHVPQILNLLRQQLLFNIVLSSCIRPASKKEVLNTIVFEVTTVSLQQLTIVFEHPAYDSMITVDIDLTDITNLKCHITCTNHEHTLCTDDALSKVFQRCMSIPIMLRWLVGIGRHHLDKLKEAAALAAEKEKNDNALFLKELKQRQAKLQATMPTKGRPPPQPPHPTLPPPPSYTQIHYSVAPTHSHMSSNGQSQMVPMLLDSRTATEGMEDYRNFSDNNLHRANNSILLSPGPDKPHNPLLSTLLEDKLPGGGGQPEVHDSPMLSRLLDDNISVATNVIPMTCKPNQPLIGGKRQRKRKSQSEMSGPSPKHRFGDSDSSDRMNPMGSSMDLDMGPGLMSQGLSSTPPIMSSMQSNLGSSTHLLHHHPHSSLNHAASLSRSQGNVIDLTEDSISAESSLKKLVDSVDKHFPHKDQDLMMFDSEASNRIPNMLQNSPSGSKNENASTSLEVYLKGSGEVGRAKDFDPSDVSTVHVSKLSTLLLAPSDSPTSTLNASSHKANSSFFSDGQLTSDNRIISLMQDIKPHQGCLLDGQCSNPEHPNDKQNVGIFEKFDRARQQQVGKVELSSAEIKSAPSEGKVSLKLRVGPLKQQNSVKPVVKSADKSNLKSNSITTFDFKSDEDEDETLLHYSDSVYSSSPTRLQISSGKHKRSSDASISLKTDKVKKKDRNSSSTTKRKREKEDSKREKKRKKNEHIIQESVYRTVENDSKTDFKLKIRVAKKPVTEKHDQLYDGKIQQSYEISKKSSSSPVEKIISNKQEVKEASSLLGENVKVKDVNASVHLHKSGSMTSVKPGTIATNTHKPSIKSLSSKPSQVSDNKTDTKLVSKATIRLKPLNMPNSGSTVNVNISQSGSKTSSTTLANSSKSDRRSSTSAAQPATDKRSAAHNTLLERRGSTSGLVERRNSLQSSSSATSSTAANTTSTSVNSSPVTTSANLSLSSILPNAPTGSKIASLPRIPKLPSSSNTLINRTSSLDPITDTSLTPQGTKANNSYNTGPAGRVNSSQGTAAGRPSANNNAAFNYNRQNFNVNRMQSANRQTSPGVNAGQISQQRAGNIRPHHPSGSSTQGSSAGQKQSSNSHKTGSSANSKSNNNPNASPKTGTTKINISGSSTKLGHSNLSTGQKSVTSGANAVSGQRQSSHGNIQRTPSNSSNVSRSPNTSSLTKSPSSGKSPNLSSAGRSPSLSTASKSPNITSGVNKSPNISSGVNRSPNISSGKSPNINASKSPNLTNHSSRPSPSSKSVHISSSHKQSANMSKSSNLSKGTSNVMKTPNSSINNVLGSSKSSHNKAVNKTIVPTSNNQISKTISLPSVCGTTTVTNAISSATGDNLSSPGALKSLLSHSSHSNSAPLLASPGLVTENLLVKSVREQVEHSNNFKDGNDINNICIPDKLSRSTSSTPTTPMSADSCKTKFPFPSSRGRKNSLSAIVDKLKHNAVGGGLDLLVAPSEGFKASLSTDSTKLQTDSSSEILRLEENKMLDASDTIEGAELINNLEGRVNHAIDSLTKTNDFLGEKSTSEYTKALLLDTEGSNKYFKTLEDKTKDFVKLTDTNLSMDLNIAREKNKSDFATSNSVPLKNINVENKKLNIKNKDKPSPLRILPTPSSPVVQSPVSGKLSPSVSPFHTPNSSPSNTPSVKSARVHKDTEEQIFKIPSVKPAPDQLEDSSDTIGHLANAKNGKLDVPDHTSGSARDNQDQKVSQEQSNTKHSSVKVLSSPLSDISSPENGLVIDDEESSGFTFRSGTEKSSLNNMLMKTQLYSSQVDKNVLNSVLLKPQLSPHISKDEVANSISQIHGDKSSSPMNNLEGVSIPGRLPSARSPALAKNPSGASTPKRSDSPCEIDDDLMDEALGFGS, translated from the exons GACGAGCTGCAAAAAGAActcaagaatcttttattgaCAGACTGAAACATAAAAATTCTCAGAACCGTTCTTGGAATGACAGCATCAAAATAGTGAAAAGCTCTGTAGCA GAGCTTCGACAACAGCCAGATGTAATAGAAGATGCTAGCGTACAGAAGTGTCTAGATACAATACAGAAAGCCATGAAAG taatTTCTCAGCAAACTTTAAAGGAGAGGCTGGATTCAATAGGGCGTCAGTTGGGTATGAGCACAAGTATTCAGGAACAAAAAGTATCTTTAAGTTCGGATGCCTTTCATGTGGATGTGTTACTAGATGGAGACAACATAACTAGTGTAAAATTAGCTAATCAAGGAGATGTAGTT gattgtCCTGATCTAAAGGATATTTTAAG AAAAGGAGATTTCTCAGAATTCATCGAGCACTTACAAGGTCTTCAGAGCATATATCAAGTCACGAATGATga gaaGCTGAAATCAAAAGCTTTTTTGGCCCTTCAAGCTTTAGAAAAAGATTTAAATCAGCTATCTCAATTCCaaag TTCAATTAGTGGAGTAGCCAATTATATTCATAAATGTCCTCTGGGAATAATGCTGCCACGTCTTGCAg gcAAACCCATGAAGCTCATATACTTTGTATCACCCTATGATCTCTTGGACAAGAAGTCATTGACAGCACATCCTTTGACTGTTGAAG ccataaCAGAAAACTTCTTAGGTCAAAGTGTCACTGTCTGTTTAGAGCCTGTTCCAGATTCAGCTTCTCCAAATAAGTTACAGACTATGCCACTTATGAATGTCAGCAAAACTCAGGAAGGAAAAAG CCTTCCATCATTTTCTGCTGTGACCAAGATCAACAGTATGATGTTGCCTGCTAGTTTTGTTCTTGTCCTACCTCAGCCTTTACCTATATCCATGCAGCTGCTGCAGAAAATCACCATGCTTACTA aTTTAGAAATCCATCAAGTTACAGAGTGTAAAAGTTTGTGTTCACTTGTATTAGAGACTTATTCAGATGGCAAAATACAAGATTGCAGGAAATTGTTTGTG tctTTGCCAGATCAGCGTCACATTTACTTTCTGGATGGATTGAATGGGGTGTCTCAAGATTTACAGGGAGTGATGGTATCTCGCATTCCTTTTACCCATCCTACACATGTGCCACAGATATTGAACCTATTGAGACAGCAACTTTTATTTAACATAGTTTTGTCTAGTTGTATAAGACCTGCTTCCAAAAAAG AAGTATTAAATACAATTGTTTTTGAAGTCACAACTGTGTCCCTTCAACAACTGACTATAGTTTTTGAACATCCTGCCTATGACTCTATGATAACAG TGGATATTGATCTTACTGACATCACCAACCTCAAGTGCCACATTACTTGCACTAACCATGAACATACATTATGTACTGACGATGCCCTATCTAAAGTGTTTCAGAG gtGCATGTCCATCCCAATAATGCTGCGATGGCTTGTTGGGATTGGTCGCCATCATTTGGATAAGCTAAAAGAAGCAGCAGCACTGGCAGccgaaaaagagaaaaatgacAACGCCTTATTTCTGAAAGAATTGAAGCAGCGGCAAGCAAAGCTTCAAGCCACAATGCCTACAAAAGGCAGGCCTCCACCGCAACCTCCGCATCCCACTCTTCCGCCTCCGCCTAGTTACACTCAAATTCATTATTCAGTGGCTCCAACTCACAGTCACATGAGCAGTAATGGACAGTCTCAAATGGTGCCAATGTTGTTAGACAGTAGAACTGCTACTGAAGGGATGGAGGATTATAGGAATTTCAGTGACAATAACTTACATCGGGCCAATAATTCTATTCTGTTGTCTCCCGGCCCAGACAAACCTCATAACCCTCTGTTATCTACATTATTGGAAGATAAACTGCCTGGTGGGGGTGGACAGCCTGAGGTGCATGACAGCCCTATGTTGTCTCGACTCCTAGATGATAACATATCAGTGGCTACCAATGTTATACCCATGACCTGTAAACCTAATCAACCACTTATAGGTGGCAAACGTCAACGCAAGAGAAAATCTCAGTCAGAAATGAGTGGCCCCAGTCCCAAACATAGATTTGGTGACAGTGACTCTTCAGATCGCATGAACCCAATGGGGAGCTCTATGGATCTGGACATGGGGCCAGGTCTAATGAGCCAGGGCCTGTCCTCCACACCTCCTATAATGAGTTCCATGCAGTCAAACCTTGGGTCTTCAACTCATTTACTCCACCATCATCCGCATTCATCGCTCAACCATGCTGCCAGTTTATCTCGTTCACAAGGAAATGTGATAGATCTCACAGAAGATAGTATATCTGCAGAatccagtttaaaaaaattagttgacAGTGTAGATAAGCATTTTCCTCATAAAGATCAAGATTTAATGATGTTTGATTCTGAGGCATCAAACAGAATTCCTAATATGTTACAAAATTCTCCATCGGGCTCAAAAAACGAGAACGCCTCTACCTCTCTTGAGGTTTACCTCAAAGGGTCGGGAGAGGTAGGCAGGGCTAAGGACTTCGACCCAAGTGATGTTTCCACTGTCCATGTTTCCAAGTTAAGCACGTTGCTGCTAGCACCTTCGGACAGTCCAACATCAACTCTTAATGCATCATCACATAAAGCTAACTCCAGTTTCTTTAGTGATGGGCAGCTCACAAGTGATAATAGAATTATTTCATTGATGCAGGACATAAAACCGCATCAAGGATGTTTGCTAGATGGGCAATGCTCAAATCCAGAGCACCCTAATGACAAACAAAATGTGGGCATATTTGAAAAATTTGACAGGGCAAGACAGCAGCAGGTTGGTAAAGTAGAGCTAAGCAGTGCTGAAATTAAGTCTGCCCCCTCTGAAGGGAAAGTTTCTTTAAAACTTCGAGTGGGacctttaaaacaacaaaacagtgTCAAGCCAGTTGTGAAATCTGCGGATAAATCAAACTTAAAATCTAATAGTATAACAACGTTTGATTTCAAAAGTGATGAGGATGAAGATGAAACACTGTTGCATTATTCAGACAGTGTATATTCGTCTTCACCAACAAGGCTACAGATTTCATCAGGTAAGCATAAACGTTCTAGTGATGCATCTATTTCTCTAAAGACtgataaagtaaagaaaaaagatagAAATTCAAGTAGTACaactaaaagaaagagagaaaaagaagactctaaacgtgaaaaaaaaaggaaaaaaaatgaacatattATTCAAGAGTCTGTATACAGAACTGTTGAAAATGACTCTAAAActgattttaaattaaaaatcagGGTAGCAAAAAAACCTGTGACTGAGAAGCATGATCAGTTATATGATGGTAAAATTCAACAAAGTTATGAAATTTCTAAGAAATCTTCATCTAGTCCGGTGGAAAAGATAATTTCCAATAAACAGGAAGTTAAAGAAGCTAGTTCTTTATTAGGAGAAAATGTGAAAGTAAAAGATGTTAATGCATCTGTGCATCTTCATAAGTCAGGCTCCATGACCAGTGTTAAACCTGGCACTATCGCAACTAACACTCATAAACCCTCTATTAAGTCCCTCAGCTCTAAGCCATCTCAGGTCAGTGATAATAAAACTGACACAAAACTTGTCTCCAAAGCAACAATTAGATTGAAGCCATTAAATATGCCAAACTCAGGTTCAActgtaaatgtaaatattagCCAATCGGGGTCTAAGACTTCTAGTACAACACTTGCCAATTCAAGTAAAAGTGATCGTCGCAGTTCTACCTCTGCAGCACAGCCTGCCACAGATAAACGCTCTGCTGCTCATAATACACTGTTAGAGCGAAGGGGCTCCACATCAGGATTAGTAGAACGTAGAAATTCATTACAATCTTCATCCTCTGCAACATCATCAACAGCAGCAAACACTACTAGCACTTCAGTCAATTCTTCTCCTGTAACCACTTCTGCTAATCTGTCTTTGTCCAGCATTTTGCCAAATGCTCCAACTGGTAGCAAAATAGCCAGTCTGCCAAGAATTCCAAAACTGCCTTCCTCGTCCAACACATTGATTAATCGAACTTCTAGTTTGGATCCCATTACTGATACAAGTCTTACACCACAAGGAACAAAAGCTAACAACAGCTATAATACTGGACCAGCAGGAAGGGTGAATTCTAGTCAAGGTACAGCTGCTGGTAGACCTTCAGCCAATAACAATGCAGCTTTTAATTACAATAGGCagaattttaatgttaatagGATGCAAAGTGCTAATCGTCAAACTAGCCCTGGTGTAAATGCTGGGCAAATAAGCCAACAGAGGGCTGGAAATATTCGACCACATCATCCTTCTGGCAGTAGCACTCAAGGCAGTAGTGCTGGGCAGAAGCAAAGCTCAAATAGTCACAAAACCGGTAGCAGTGCTAATTCAAAATCTAACAATAATCCTAATGCCTCTCCTAAAACTGgaactacaaaaataaatattagtgGAAGTAGTACAAAACTAGGACATTCAAACCTTAGTACAGGACAAAAATCTGTGACTAGTGGAGCCAATGCAGTCAGTGGACAGAGGCAATCATCTCATGGAAACATTCAGAGGACACCTTCAAACTCTTCTAATGTTAGTAGGTCTCCAAATACTTCCAGCTTAACAAAATCTCCCAGCTCAGGTAAATCTCCTAACCTAAGCAGTGCTGGCAGGTCACCAAGTCTTAGTACTGCTAGCAAGTCTCCCAATATTACTTCAGGTGTGAATAAATCACCTAATATTAGTTCAGGTGTGAATAGATCTCCAAATATTAGTTCTGGTAAGTCTCCCAACATTAATGCCAGCAAGTCTCCAAACTTGACCAACCATTCAAGCCGTCCTTCTCCTTCTAGCAAGTCTGTGCATATCTCAAGTTCTCATAAACAATCAGCCAACATGAGCAAATCTTCCAATTTATCAAAGGGAACATCTAATGTCATGAAAACTCCTAACTCCAGCATTAACAATGTTTTGGGCAGCAGTAAGAGTTCACATAACAAAGCTGTAAATAAAACCATTGTGCCAACTTCAAATAATCAAATCAGTAAAACGATTTCACTCCCCAGTGTATGTGGCACCACAACTGTGACTAATGCTATCAGCTCTGCCACAGGGGATAATTTGTCTAGTCCAGGTGCTCTGAAGTCTTTACTTTCACATTCATCCCATAGCAACAGTGCTCCTCTTTTAGCATCACCGGGCTTGGTGACAGAAAACTTGTTGGTGAAGTCTGTGCGTGAACAAGTTGAACACAGCAATAATTTCAAGGACGGCAATGATATAAATAACATTTGTATTCCAGATAAACTATCTAGGTCTACCTCTAGCACGCCAACAACGCCTATGAGTGCAGATAGTTGTAAAACTAAATTTCCATTTCCTTCTTCAAGGGGGCGTAAAAACTCACTTTCTGCTATCGTTGATAAACTGAAGCATAATGCTGTTGGAGGTGGTTTAGACCTATTAGTAGCACCTTCTGAAGGATTTAAAGCGAGTTTGAGTACAGATAGTACAAAACTTCAAACTGATTCTTCTTCTGAGATACTCAGACTGGAGGAAAATAAAATGCTTGATGCTTCAGACACTATTGAAGGTGCAGAGCTCATTAATAATTTGGAAGGCAGAGTTAATCATGCTATTGACTCATTAACAAAAACGAATGATTTTCTTGGAGAAAAATCTACTTCTGAGTATACAAAAGCTTTACTCTTAGACACTGAAGGTAgtaataagtattttaaaactctTGAAGACAAAACTAAAGACTTTGTTAAATTGACAGATACCAATCTTTCTATGGATTTAAATATTGCAAGGGAAAAGAATAAATCAGACTTTGCTACATCCAACTCtgttcctttaaaaaatataaatgtggaaaataaaaaattgaacatTAAGAATAAAGACAAACCATCACCTTTGAGAATTCTACCAACTCCATCATCACCAGTTGTTCAGTCACCTGTTTCAGGAAAGTTATCACCTTCAGTTTCACCATTCCATACTCCTAACTCCTCACCATCTAATACTCCTAGTGTTAAAAGTGCAAGAGTTCATAAGGACACAGAagaacagatttttaaaattccgTCAGTTAAACCTGCTCCTGATCAATTAGAAGATTCATCTGATACCATTGGCCATTTAGCAAATGCTAAAAATGGTAAACTTGATGTTCCTGACCATACTAGTGGCTCAGCCAGAGACAATCAGGATCAAAAAGTTAGTCAGGAGCAGAGTAATACAAAACATTCTTCTGTGAAAGTTCTTTCTAGTCCCTTAAGTGACATAAGTAGTCCTGAAAATGGTTTGGTGATTGATGATGAGGAATCCTCTGGCTTTACTTTCAGGTCAGGTACAGAGAAAAGTTCTTTGAATAACATGCTAATGAAAACACAGTTATACTCCTCACAAGTGGACAAGAATGTATTGAATAGTGTGTTATTAAAACCACAATTGTCTCCTCACATTTCCAAAGATGAAGTAGCCAACAGCATTAGCCAGATCCATGGAGATAAATCAAGCAGTCCCATGAATAATTTGGAAGGGGTGTCAATACCAGGTCGCTTACCATCCGCCAGATCACCAGCCCTTGCCAAGAACCCTTCAGGTGCATCAACACCCAAACGCTCTGATTCCCCTTGTGAAATTGATGATGATTTAATGGATGAAGCTTTAGGATTTGGTAGCTGA